Genomic DNA from Garra rufa chromosome 18, GarRuf1.0, whole genome shotgun sequence:
TAGGAGTGGAGAAAGAGGAAGGGTGTAGCTCAAGGTGGTTCAAAGAGTTTCAGTTGGCGAAAGTACGCTTGACGGCAGCAACGATACATTTGGTACTGATGCCAAACATGTCCAGAAGCTCCTGCGGTTTGCCGCTCTGAGGCACACGGCTCACGGCCAGCCGGTGCACCACAATGCCAGGCTCTTCACCCACTGCAGACAAGACAGCCTCGCCCAGACCACCTACAATGACAGCACAGGAACCAACATAAAAATACCTCTCACAGCACAAGAAAGAAAGGAACAGGAaaggggggagaaaaaaaaaaaaaaaactagtcgtCCCCTTTAATCTTGATGGtattttagtaaataaaaacAGCTCACCCTCTTTGTAGTGGTCCTCTACAGTGATCACTCTTCCTCCTGTGGCACGAGCACTCGCCACAATAGTGGAGGCGTCCAGGGGCTTAATGGTGAATGGGTCGATAATCCGTATGTTCACACCTGggaaaatagaaaaccatttatGGTTTTATGACAGTAATGGCTTTGATAGATTAAGAAAGCTGTCCTTTGACACAAAGCTTTAATATTTAATGCTATATGCATatgtatttacatacatacacaaAAAGGTAATAAGAATGTAATGTTCTATTATGGCCAATAGGCACTGAACAAACCTTCTTTGGCCAGTTGTTCATGTGCGGCCAGTGCCTCATGCAGTGTTACTCCAGCTCCAATGACAGTAACCTGATCTTTGCCAGACTGCCGCACCACCTACAGGACAGAAAGAGAACTGTTAGCACAACCATTGTGAACAAGACATTTCACAGATGTCCAACAGGAGGCACCATTTGCTCACTGCATTTCTAAAACACAGACTAAATTGACAAGGTTCAGCATGGCTGCTGAATTTATCCTTACTGTATTTTACTtgcatttactttttttaaattctccTCACCTTGGCTTTGCCAACTTCAAATTTCTCTCCAGCATCATAGAGGACAGCAGTGTCAGGTCGACTGGTACGGATGAAACAGATACCCTAAAAGCACAGTGAAAGAACAATAAATTAACTTTCTCTTGCCAAAATAATGCAGATTATACCTGTAAAAGATAGCGATGCAATGGCATTATCAATATCATGTTATcgcaatagcaaaactgtcttgatATCATCATGgtcaaaaagtgtagtttttaaaatatttcaacttcttATTGACAAAAGGTTTTCAAAGTTGTGTTTCAGGCCATtttgtcaaatgaactaaaactgaaagcacaaaATGGCTTAATCCATTCACCAAGTGAtccagtgttttttgtttttttttacgcTTTAGAACAGCTGGGTTCACATTGAATGCAGTGAACtaatttattgcatgtgctgtgagtttagtgtgcatttgagaatgaaatggccaccagttatgctttatttttacaGAAGATTAGAGCATTTCAcaagatttgtagtgagatgcatttttgtaaacctgttttcagctggagttgtcctgtcaaaataaaagctctcctgctgtttccattaaaaaataaaagcttaaaagggcagtataaattgctgacagctcgtggtttaaatgggtaactgcagtccaaattctaaTTATTTCTTTCaacatttctttctttcaaaTTAGGAAAGCAGCactgtaatttccctactgtagtttagagcaaaaataatatacctatgaaatattcattttcatttattttacagtgcagttgttttacaatatatggctatagCTGTCACAggaataagaataaataaaattgttgtttggcttcctaaagcATTAGTGAGAATGTAATTTAGAAAGACTACAAATACAGacttttatttcttaattttgacttctcaaagtgcattagatagaataatttaactttaaaaaattacaaaactttAAATTTAATTACTTGTtccaagacttttttttttttttttaaatattgcaataaatgttatattttggaCTTCATATCAGGATATTATCGTATTGTGCGGTTCAAAATAAAACCATAAATCACACCTTTGTATTGGCTGCAAGCTCCACGGCTCTCTCAGTAGATACTCCATCACTAGGGTAAAACACTGTGCATGTTGGGATAGCGCGGAACATTGCAAGATCCTCCAGTGCCATCTGTGAGGGGCCATCCTCACCTGGACAAAATTACAAGTTAAGAAACATTTTAAAGAAAGATTTCAGATTGAATATTCCAGATTCAGAAGAGATTTGACTACAAATTAAGCCAAAAAAGGCAAGAATCCATATTACACAGCACAATGCCTTACCAATGGAAACACCACAGTGTGAGCCGACCAGGTTGACGTTAGACTGGGAGATCGCTGCCATACGGATGTGGTCATAGGCACGAGCAAAGAAGGCGGCAAAAGTGCTGGCGAATGAAACAGTGCGATCACGAGTAGCACAACCAATGGCCACGCTCACCTGGATAGGAaagtaattaaatacatttatacatattattagATAAAACAATGTATGCAAACATTAAGCTATAAACTAATACTACCATTCAAACTTTCAGGGGTTGGTAAgacttattttagtgtttttgtgttttgttcatCAAGGAAAACTTGctgcaatttaaaacaactttcctattttacagatttttttttttttaaacagcaaaataatttttttcttcaaaaacaacaaaagacccCAAACACTTAAACAGcagtgtgcattttttttttttttaaatcttaaaaagctttttatttcctgGAAAAAAggaatcaactgttttaaatattgataataataataataataatagtaataataaaaaaaatcttaaacatATTAGAACAGTTTCTGAggacatgtgacactgaagactggagtaatgatttaaATTTAGCTtcgatcacatgaataaattacattttaagatatattcaaatagaaagcagttgttttaaatagtaaaaataattaacaatattactgcttatgctgtattttggattaattaaatgcaggcttggtgagcagagagacttcttaaaaaaaaaaaaaaaaaaacacattaaaaatcttacagttaaAAGTTGACTGGTAGTAtgtattttaacaatatttttattaaaatattttctagATTATATTGACCTCAGGGTTACACAGAAAGGAATTATCTCTCATTGTGGGAAATCATGTCCTATTGAGTAAGCActttagcctggaaaaatccagaccctaatctattaagattaagggtctgggatcgagcaatgaaaactgcctaactcgaggggcggcaccaagcatgcatttgaaactctaactgcacgcaattggataacgccacgaccaatcacaacaatacacgcttagctaccagcagagctaaatgatgtttcattaacaaagttcgggagaagcgcgtcagatgcttagcgtaaacatcacgagtcaatcagcgccataggtttaaattaGAGATggtccgatcagcatttttggggccgatcaccgattaccgatcaccaagatcatgatctgccgattgccgatcactgccgatcacagaatggcaggagaatgggaatctttgatctataatctagcagagtttgcaccatttgtagaaatgaaactgactctaaattaactatgttgagaaaaaaaaaatctagaaaaaggctacagtcaagatcttgaagaaccaccaagttagggttagagacgatagtattgtgtatcgacaatcgccagttgctgatgccttctctgctgaaaaaaaaaaaaaaaacagcatatgctgcttagctatgttttggtgctgggatgctggtttatggtggcttatgctggtcctttgctggtttatgctgttcatGTTGCTggtgaaggaccagcattaaccagccaaagaaccagcatgaaccagcaaaggaccagctaaaaccagcatcccagcaccaaaacataaccaagcagcatatgctgtttttttcaccagggtttgacgatagcaagacggttattattattatccgttctaggatgcttcagaaacttgtcgtGACATTAACAaacgcatagagtggccacgttGCCTTAACGCTccgcatggggaagagatttatttatattaaagtgcacctcgcactagactaggctatgttctttgatattgtaaatgttctttgcttgttatttgtagctgctttttaagatgatgttaggattatattatccagcattgcagtcattaggataaaggaggtacaatgtggtttaggctgaattaaatattatatatcagaatctgtctgtatataggaaacataaacattcacctcagtaacatctatatgcgtctATTAGAATTACGAAGCGAtgaaatggcgctaaacatacgcacgcgaattacacgcgcaccgtttctcttcattctatatggactgaactacaacatgaactgatgacaacaatcagacatacagcggtaacattattgcaatatgacgggtatagaaagatacattcatttacattcaagcacgcacattcaccactcagaatgaaaccgaaagtaacctATACGTTAACTTCTCCGGCAagactacagtcagcgctctgtacacgccacatgcccaataacaaaactacccttacaaaactaataaagaatgtagtactcatgttgcatgttgccactggtaagctccgttctgctgttgtttacctaggcgccgtgcatgcacgtgtggaaaaagttgcgcgagtaatttacgtcaagtgatcggcgCTTTTTGGGTttgccgatcaagctatttttagccaaaatcggccgatcatgatcggttgccgatcgatcggagcatcactagtttaaatacagctgactcacctcaattcactcgatggtttatcagtaaacctccaccaccccatctcatcactccgagttctcgctacttctattggggggtaacgtactctgggttcgggccactcccgagctcggagcccttcaccggacagcacgccaaacatgcactactattctccggctaattatatgtaagcatgaactcgtgaactgatagattaaactcttgccgtatccagtagggcaaaacagcaaaaacgtccttcttcttgcaaaggaacgattcgagttttcggttttctgttcctcttttatatggaaagccaagtctaactcgttcattgtagcggccaaagccgtttcaaacaacttgttgttcatctgtagcgacagcgatctttcaaagtttactatatgattcggacgtcgcagcgctgtcatcatcagcatagctcgcctctggcccgcctacatcagatacaccgatttgattggttcccacaactgcttacgtattgcagtaacctgcatcattgctcgatgccagagtgtcttgcagagactattcaaattgtgctctcgcgagacctctggatttccagggtataaGCACTTGGCAGTGAaccaaagaaataaaaagaacagGAAAGTGAATAGTAACATAACATTTTAACGGGGTGAGGTCAGGTATTTACAATGCGCTGTATGAATAGTGCACCACACCTTTAACTTATCACTAAGTGCTCTACAAACAGACCTATTCATCTGTGACATACACGACACACTGTCAACCAATATATTTTTGCTTTACAATCATGACTTGTTAATTATTGTAAaggcagaaagaaaaaaaaaaaagaaaagaaaaaaactttacaCACCATGTTCTGCTCAGCAATGAAGCATTCAATAAAGCGCTCAGGATGAGCCTTCTTGAAAATATCAGCGAAGGTTGAGTTCTTGGTGTCACCATCCATGGCCACCACACGAGGGCTGGCATCTCCCATCTTCTTCAGGGCTACACCATAAGCCTTCCTGGTGGAGATCTAAGTGAGCAAACATAAGCAGAAGCTTTATAGATCCTACTTTTGAGGAACCTTAGAAGACAGGATAAAAGAACCATTTAAAAACTTTACATCTACAGTATCAATTCATCACCTTATCTCCCATCTTGTATTCTGGAGCTGTGAGCAGGTGAATAGGTTTGAGGTCAGCTGGAGCAGCATCCTCAGTGGGCAGCTGAGGGTGGAGGGGTTTATTGGGAGACTGGATCTGGCTCAGGAGGTCATTAATCAGCTCTTCTGCACGGTCTTTAGGCATAGGCTTTCCATGCCAGTTATCCTGATCCTCAATGCCTGAACAAAAGAACACAGGTCAGACCAGGTGAATGAGGACAATCATAATAACAGATGTCattaaaggaatggttcacccaaaaataaaaatgtgatgtttatctggcTACCCTCAGGGTatcaaagatgtagatgactttttcttttgtagaacacaaaaagaTTAACACATTTTTAACTTTTGTCATATCATGGTagtcaaaaaaaaacaacaaaaaaaacacacacacaccacaacaACAACATacagacaaaactaaattaaacactgcggcttgtgacgatacattgaggtcctaagacaccaaacaatcggtctgtgcaagaaacaaccatatttacatcattttttaacctctgatccaccacaatgtccaactgtcctgagcatgttcacaacagctggcgcgtgacgaagagcaagcaaccataacttcagtcgatcaggctcaaaagtagTCAAAAGGagtcagtgaaaagtcaacacttctGGATGAGTTCACACAAGCAAACGTAGTCatttactgttcagtttcttgcacagactgactgcttcatgtgttaagacctcaatgtatcgtcacaagcagcagggtttaattttgttttgtctgtgtatgtttttttgactctcaaagccgtgggccCTATTGATTGACGTTATATGACTCACatactgcaacagtttgagttaaaaatcttaatttgtgttctactgagaaaacaa
This window encodes:
- the tktb gene encoding transketolase-like protein 2, whose protein sequence is MSYHKPDEKTLQALKDIANKLRIHSIKETCASNSGHPTSCCSAAELMSVLFFHTMRYKADDPRNACNDRFILSKGHAAPILYAAWAEAGYIKESELLNLRKIDSDLEGHPTPKLAFVDVATGSLGQGLGASCGMAYTGKYIDKASYRVYCMLGDGECSEGSVWEAMAFASYYKLDNLVAILDVNRLGQSEAAPLQHNMNTYKERCEAFGFNTYVVDGHDVEELCKALWHASQTKGKPTAIVAKTFKGKGLKGIEDQDNWHGKPMPKDRAEELINDLLSQIQSPNKPLHPQLPTEDAAPADLKPIHLLTAPEYKMGDKISTRKAYGVALKKMGDASPRVVAMDGDTKNSTFADIFKKAHPERFIECFIAEQNMVSVAIGCATRDRTVSFASTFAAFFARAYDHIRMAAISQSNVNLVGSHCGVSIGEDGPSQMALEDLAMFRAIPTCTVFYPSDGVSTERAVELAANTKGICFIRTSRPDTAVLYDAGEKFEVGKAKVVRQSGKDQVTVIGAGVTLHEALAAHEQLAKEGVNIRIIDPFTIKPLDASTIVASARATGGRVITVEDHYKEGGLGEAVLSAVGEEPGIVVHRLAVSRVPQSGKPQELLDMFGISTKCIVAAVKRTFAN